A single genomic interval of Zobellia nedashkovskayae harbors:
- the hemC gene encoding hydroxymethylbilane synthase — protein MSKVIRIGTRDSELALWQANTVKNKLKALGHKVKVISVKSTGDLILDKPLYEMGITGIFTKTLDVAMLNDDIDIAVHSMKDVPTALPQGIVQAAVLERANFLDILAFKKNEEFMGEKDAVIATGSLRRKAQWLNRYPTHTVVDLRGNINSRYQKLLDNDWNGAIFAAAGLERIELEPEETVGLTWMVPAPAQGAIMVVAKEDDEFIREACAELNHEPTDICTKLEREFLRILEGGCSAPIGAIATIDKENEVTLKGVLLTVDGKKKLEAEFTAPLGKHTYLAKDCANSILSRGGKLLMTYKEGTLENTKIFSTKNLTPAQEELFDAEIKVKSEDFIKISSNRISTIILKKEIQNAILTSQNAVESLIKSISPEELKFTNIYCVGGKTKRMIKKYIGPVKHQEKDAKKLANYLVEYMEGAEVTYFCSNLRLDDLPNILEENKIKVNEIEAYTTKLAPAEVEDSVEGVLFFSPSTVTSYLLKNTPNKVAYCIGETTATEAKKHFETVHVAKMPTVESVIELVNQTYSKN, from the coding sequence ATGAGCAAGGTCATACGAATTGGTACACGCGATAGCGAATTAGCGCTATGGCAGGCGAATACCGTCAAAAATAAGCTAAAAGCTTTAGGTCATAAAGTAAAAGTAATCTCTGTAAAATCTACGGGAGACCTTATTCTTGACAAACCACTATACGAAATGGGTATTACCGGTATTTTTACCAAAACCCTAGACGTGGCTATGCTAAACGACGATATTGATATTGCCGTGCATAGCATGAAAGATGTACCTACCGCATTACCGCAAGGTATAGTTCAAGCAGCAGTACTTGAGCGTGCCAATTTTCTTGATATTTTGGCTTTTAAGAAGAATGAAGAATTCATGGGTGAAAAGGACGCTGTTATAGCTACCGGAAGCCTTAGAAGAAAAGCACAATGGCTTAATCGCTACCCAACACATACAGTAGTAGACCTTCGTGGTAATATTAATAGCCGCTATCAGAAATTATTGGACAACGATTGGAACGGAGCCATTTTTGCCGCTGCTGGTCTTGAACGTATAGAACTTGAACCAGAAGAAACTGTTGGGCTAACTTGGATGGTACCTGCACCTGCGCAAGGCGCTATTATGGTTGTAGCCAAGGAAGATGATGAATTTATTCGTGAAGCTTGCGCAGAGCTAAACCACGAACCAACGGATATATGTACTAAACTAGAAAGAGAATTTCTTCGTATTCTAGAAGGGGGTTGTTCAGCACCTATAGGAGCTATAGCTACTATAGACAAAGAAAATGAAGTAACTCTTAAAGGAGTTCTTTTAACTGTAGATGGCAAGAAAAAATTAGAAGCAGAATTTACTGCTCCGCTAGGCAAACACACCTATTTGGCAAAAGACTGTGCAAACAGTATTCTTAGCCGTGGTGGTAAGCTTCTTATGACCTACAAAGAAGGTACTTTAGAAAATACCAAAATATTTTCTACTAAGAACTTGACCCCAGCTCAAGAAGAACTTTTTGATGCGGAAATTAAGGTGAAATCGGAAGACTTTATTAAAATAAGCTCTAACCGAATTTCTACTATTATCTTGAAGAAAGAAATTCAAAACGCAATCCTAACCAGCCAAAATGCTGTGGAGTCGCTTATTAAAAGTATATCACCGGAAGAATTAAAATTTACCAATATCTATTGTGTTGGAGGGAAGACCAAACGCATGATAAAAAAGTATATCGGCCCTGTGAAACACCAAGAAAAAGATGCTAAAAAACTAGCTAATTATTTGGTTGAGTATATGGAAGGTGCCGAGGTTACTTATTTCTGTAGCAACCTTAGACTTGATGACCTCCCGAACATCTTGGAAGAGAACAAAATTAAAGTTAACGAGATTGAGGCTTATACAACAAAACTCGCACCTGCAGAAGTTGAAGATAGTGTTGAGGGTGTTCTATTTTTTAGCCCATCAACGGTTACCAGCTATTTGTTAAAAAACACACCGAACAAAGTAGCTTACTGCATTGGCGAAACCACTGCAACGGAAGCAAAGAAACATTTTGAAACGGTTCATGTAGCTAAAATGCCAACAGTAGAGAGCGTCATTGAACTTGTTAACCAAACCTACAGTAAGAATTAA
- the hemA gene encoding glutamyl-tRNA reductase: protein MKDYHISKNNSFYTIGLSYLKADAEVRGKFSLDDAAMERIMVKSVELGIDGLLVTSTCNRTELNGFAQHPFQLIKLLCDNTSGSVEEFQEVAYVYKNNDAISHLFRVGTGLDSQILGDFEIISQLRASFNRSKRHGIANPFIERLCNSVIQASKRIKNETEISSGATSVSFASVRYIMENVANISDKNILLFGTGKIGRNTCENLIKHTKNTHITLINRTKNKAEKIAGKFHLVVKDYGDLQTEIRSTDVLIVATGAQSPTISKELIHTKKPLLILDLSIPKNVSETVEELDNVTLVHLDQLSRITDDTLERRKQYIPEAEVIIDEVKGDFIQWLETRKFAPVIKALKKKLKTMKDEEIDYQSKKLSDFNEEQADVISNRIIQKITKQFANHLKDDNVDSDTSLELIQKVFQLELDTP, encoded by the coding sequence ATGAAAGATTACCACATTTCAAAAAACAACTCATTCTACACCATTGGTCTTAGCTACTTAAAAGCTGATGCCGAAGTACGTGGCAAATTTAGTTTAGATGATGCCGCCATGGAACGCATAATGGTTAAATCCGTAGAATTGGGAATTGACGGTCTATTAGTGACCTCAACTTGCAACCGTACCGAACTGAATGGTTTTGCACAACATCCTTTTCAACTTATAAAATTACTTTGCGATAATACATCGGGCTCTGTAGAGGAGTTTCAGGAAGTTGCTTACGTATATAAGAACAACGATGCTATTAGTCATCTTTTTCGCGTAGGTACAGGATTGGATAGTCAGATTCTAGGAGATTTTGAAATCATCAGTCAGTTAAGAGCAAGTTTTAACCGCTCTAAAAGACACGGTATTGCCAATCCATTTATTGAGCGTCTTTGTAATTCTGTAATACAGGCAAGCAAGCGTATCAAGAACGAAACGGAAATTTCATCAGGTGCTACATCGGTATCTTTTGCTTCCGTACGTTACATTATGGAAAATGTTGCTAATATTTCTGACAAGAACATTTTGTTGTTCGGTACTGGAAAGATTGGCAGAAACACTTGCGAAAACCTTATTAAGCATACCAAGAACACACATATAACCCTTATCAACCGTACGAAGAATAAGGCAGAAAAAATTGCTGGCAAGTTTCATTTGGTGGTAAAAGATTACGGAGACCTCCAAACAGAAATTCGTTCTACAGATGTTTTGATCGTGGCTACGGGCGCGCAATCACCTACCATTTCAAAAGAGCTTATCCATACTAAAAAGCCACTTTTAATCTTAGACCTTTCTATTCCAAAAAATGTTTCGGAAACGGTAGAGGAACTTGACAATGTTACTTTAGTGCATTTAGATCAGCTTTCCAGAATTACCGATGACACATTAGAGCGAAGAAAACAATATATTCCTGAAGCCGAAGTAATAATAGATGAAGTAAAAGGTGATTTCATCCAATGGCTTGAAACACGTAAATTTGCACCTGTTATTAAAGCTTTGAAAAAGAAGCTAAAAACGATGAAGGACGAAGAGATAGATTATCAATCTAAAAAACTATCGGACTTCAACGAAGAGCAGGCAGATGTAATATCTAATAGAATCATTCAAAAAATAACGAAGCAGTTCGCAAATCATCTTAAAGACGATAATGTCGATTCTGACACTAGTCTAGAACTCATTCAAAAAGTCTTTCAACTCGAACTCGACACTCCATGA